A stretch of Bos taurus isolate L1 Dominette 01449 registration number 42190680 breed Hereford chromosome 5, ARS-UCD2.0, whole genome shotgun sequence DNA encodes these proteins:
- the ZC3H10 gene encoding zinc finger CCCH domain-containing protein 10: MPDRDSYANGTGSSSGGPGGGGSEEASGTGAGSGGASSDAICRDFLRNVCKRGKRCRYRHPDMSEVSNLGVSKNEFIFCHDFQNKECSRPNCRFIHGSKEDEDGYKKTGELPPRLRQKVAAGLGLSPADLPNGKEEVPICRDFLKGDCQRGAKCKFRHLQRDFEFDARGGGGTGGGGSTGPIPPGRRHDLYDIYDLPDRGFEDHEPGPKRRRGGCCPQDGPHFESYDYSLAPPRGVECRLLEEENAMLRKRVEELKKQVSNLLATNEVLLEQNAQFRNQAKVMTLSSTAPATEQTLAPTVGTVATFNHGIAQTHTTLSSQALQPRPVSQQELVAPAGAPAAPPTNAAPPAAPPPPPPHLNPEIAPLSAALAQTIAQGMAPPPVSMAPVAVSVAPVAPVAVSMAQPLAGITMSHTTTPMVTYPIASQSMRITAMPH; this comes from the coding sequence ATGCCTGACCGGGACAGCTATGCCAACGGCACTGGGAGCAGCAGTGGAGGCCCTGGAGGTGGTGGCAGCGAGGAGGCCAGTGGGACAGGGGCAGGCAGTGGCGGGGCCAGCTCAGATGCCATCTGTAGAGACTTCCTGAGGAATGTGTGCAAGCGAGGGAAGCGTTGCCGCTATCGCCATCCAGACATGAGTGAGGTGTCCAACTTGGGGGTAAGCAAAAATGAGTTCATCTTCTGCCATGACTTCCAGAACAAGGAGTGTAGCCGCCCTAACTGCCGATTCATCCATGGCTCCAAGGAGGATGAGGATGGCTATAAAAAGACAGGAGAGCTGCCTCCTCGGCTGAGGCAGAAAGTGGCAGCTGGCCTAGGCCTGTCACCAGCTGATCTACCAAATGGGAAGGAGGAGGTCCCAATCTGCCGTGACTTTCTCAAGGGTGACTGCCAGAGAGGAGCCAAGTGCAAGTTCCGTCACCTGCAACGGGATTTTGAGTTTGATGCTCGGGGTGGAGGCGGCACTGGTGGTGGGGGTTCAACAGGCCCCATTCCCCCAGGACGACGTCATGATCTCTATGATATTTATGACCTCCCTGACAGGGGCTTTGAGGACCATGAACCAGGCCCCAAGCGCCGGCGAGGTGGATGCTGCCCCCAAGATGGTCCCCATTTTGAATCCTATGACTACAGCCTGGCTCCACCCCGAGGGGTGGAGTGCAGACTGCTAGAGGAGGAGAATGCCATGCTCAGGAAGCGGGTAGAGGagctcaagaagcaggtcagcaACCTTCTGGCTACCAATGAAGTACTGCTGGAACAAAATGCACAGTTCCGCAATCAGGCCAAGGTCATGACCCTGAGCTCCACTGCACCAGCAACTGAACAGACTCTGGCCCCCACCGTGGGTACTGTCGCCACTTTTAACCATGGCATTGCCCAGACTCACACTACTCTCAGCAGCCAGGCTCTGCAGCCTCGCCCTGTGTCCCAGCAAGAACTGGTGGCCCCTGCTGGAGCTCCGGCTGCTCCCCCAACTAATGCTGCACCTCCTGctgccccaccacccccacccccacacttgAACCCAGAGATCGCGCCACTGTCAGCTGCTCTGGCTCAAACAATTGCCCAGGGAATGGCACCCCCACCTGTATCCATGGCTCCTGTGGCTGTATCAGTGGCTCCTGTGGCCCCTGTGGCTGTATCGATGGCCCAACCCTTGGCAGGAATCACAATGAGCCACACCACCACCCCCATGGTGACTTATCCCATCGCTTCCCAGAGCATGCGAATCACAGCTATGCCACACTGA
- the PA2G4 gene encoding proliferation-associated protein 2G4 isoform X1, translating to MSGEDEQQEQTIAEDLVVTKYKMGGDIANRVLRSLVEASCSGVSVLSLCEKGDAMIMEETGKIFKKEKEMKKGIAFPTSISVNNCVCHFSPLKSDQDYILKEGDLVKIDLGVHVDGFIANVAHTFVVDVAQGTQVTGRKADVIKAAHLCAEAALRLVKPGNQNTQVTEAWNKVAHSFNCTPIEGMLSHQLKQHVIDGEKTIIQNPTDQQKKDHEKAEFEVHEVYAVDVLVSSGEGKAKDAGQRTTIYKRDPSKQYGLKMKTSRAFFSEVERRFDAMPFTLRAFEDEKKARMGVVECAKHELLQPFNVLYEKEGEFVAQFKFTVLLMPNGPMRITSGPFEPDLYKSEMEVQDAELKALLQSSASRKTQKKKKKKASKTAENATSGETLEENEAGD from the exons ATGTCGGGCGAGGACGAGCAACAGGAGCAAACTATCGCCGAGGACCTGGTCGTGACCAAGTATAAGATGGGGGGCGACATTGCTAACC GGGTACTTCGGTCTTTGGTGGAAGCATCCTGTTCAGGTGTGTCGGTACTGAGCCTGTGTGAGAAAGGTGATGCCATGATAATGGAAGAAACGGGGaagattttcaaaaaagaaaaagaaatgaagaaag GTATTGCCTTTCCCACCAGCATTTCAGTAAATAACTGTGTATGTCACTTCTCCCCTTTGAAGAGCGACCAGGACTATATTCTCAAGGAAGGTGACTTGGTAAAAAT TGACCTTGGGGTCCACGTGGATGGCTTCATCGCTAATGTGGCTCACACTTTTGTGGTTGATGTAGCTCAG GGGACCCAAGTAACAGGGCGGAAAGCAGACGTCATTAAGGCAGCTCACCTTTGTGCTGAAGCTGCCCTCCGCCTGGTCAAACCTGGAAATCAG AACACACAAGTGACAGAAGCCTGGAACAAAGTTGCCCACTCATTTAATTGCACACCAATAGAAG GTATGCTGTCACACCAGTTGAAGCAGCATGTCATTGATGGAGAGAAAACCATTATCCAGAATCCCACAGACCAGCAGAA GAAGGACCATGAAAAAGCTGAATTTGAGGTACATGAAGTATATGCTGTGGATGTTCTCGTCAGCTCAGGAGAGGGCAAG GCCAAGGATGCAGGACAGAGAACCACCATTTACAAGAGAGACCCCTCTAAGCAGTATGGCCTGAAAATGAAAACTTCCCGTGCCTTCTTCAGTGAGGTCGAAAGGCGTTTTGATGCCATGCCCTTTACTTTAAG AGCATTTGAAGATGAGAAGAAGGCCCGCATGGGTGTGGTGGAGTGCGCCAAACATGAACTGCTACAACCATTTAATGTTCTCTATGAGAAGGAGG GTGAATTTGTTGCCCAGTTTAAATTTACAGTTCTGCTTATGCCCAATGGCCCCATGCGGATAACCAGTGGTCCTTTTGAGCCTGACCTTTACAAGTCTGAGATGGAGGTCCAGGATGCAGAGCTCAAG GCACTCCTCCAGAGTTCTGCAAGTCGGAaaacccagaaaaagaaaaaaaagaag GCCTCTAAGACTGCAGAGAATGCTACCAGTGGGGAAACTTTAGAAGAGAATGAAGCTGGGGACTGA
- the ESYT1 gene encoding extended synaptotagmin-1, producing the protein MEPSLGDSSSSSPSPSPVDQPYPPSEPPDQPTTAHAKPEQSSGDQPAGPGAAGEALAVLTSFGRRLLVLVPVYLAGAMGLSVGFVLFGLALYLGWRRVREEKERSLRVARQLLDDEERLTAKTLYMSHRELPAWVSFPDVEKAEWLNKIVAQVWPFLGQYMEKLLAETVAPAVRGSNPHLQTFTFTRVELGEKPLRILGVKVHTGQSKKQILLDLNISYVGDLQIDVEVKKYFCKAGVKGMQLHGVLRVILEPLMGDLPIVGAVSMFFIRRPTLDINWTGMTNLLDIPGLSSLSDTMIMDSIAAFLVLPNRLLVPLVPDLQDVAQLRSPLPRGIIRIHLLAARGLSSKDKYVKGLIEGKSDPYALVRVGTQAFCSRVINEELNPQWGETYEVMVHEVPGQEIEVEVFDKDPDKDDFLGRMKLDVGKVLQAGVMDEWFPLQGGQGQVHLRLEWLSLLPDAEKLEQILQWNRGVSSRPEPPSAAILVVYLDRAQDLPLKKGNKEPNPMVQLSIQDVTQESKAVYSTNCPVWEQAFRFFLQDPQSQELDVQVKDDSRALTLGALTLPLARLLTAPELTLDQWFQLSSSGLNSRLYMKLVMRLLYLDTSEVRFPAMPGIPGAWDLDDSPQTGSSVDVPPRPCHTTPDSSFGTENVLRLHVLEAQDLIAKDRFLGGLVKGKSDPYVKLKLAGRSFHSRVVREDLNPRWNEIFEVIVTSIPGQELEVEVFDKDLDKDDFLGRCKVSLTTVLNSGFLDEWLTLEDVPSGRLHLRLERLTPRPTAAELEEVLQVNSLIQTQKSAELAAALLSVYLERAEDLPLRKGTKPPSPYATLAVGDTSHKTKTVPQTATPVWNESASFLIRKPNTESLELQVRGEGSGTLGSLSLPLSELLVADRLCLDRWFTLINGQGQVLLRAQLGILVSQHSGVEAHSHSYSHSSSSLSELELWSGLPQVTSSAPELRQRLTHSDSPPEAPAGPLGQVKLTVWYHSEERKLVGFIHSCRALRQNGRDPPDPYVSLLLLPDKNRGTKRKTSQKKRTLNPEFNERFEWELPLDEALQRKLDVSVKSSSSFMSRERDLLGKVQLDLAEIDLSQGAAQWYDLMDDKDKGSS; encoded by the exons ATGGAGCCCTCTCTTGGAGACAGCTCTAGCTctagccccagccccagcccggtGGACCAGCCCTACCCTCCCTCCGAACCCCCTGACCAGCCCACCACTGCTCACGCAAAGCCAGAGCAGAGTTCTGGGGACCAACCTGCCGGCCCAGGAGCGGCGGGTGAGGCCTTGGCGGTGCTGACTTCGTTCGGGCGGCGGTTGCTGGTGCTAGTGCCGGTGTACCTGGCCGGGGCAATGGGACTCAGCGTGGGTTTTGTGCTCTTCGGCCTCGCCCTCTATCTGGGCTGGCGTCGGGTCCGCGAGGAGAAAGAACGGAGCCTTCGAGTCGCGCGGCAGCTGCTGGACGATGAAGAACGGCTTACGGCGAAAACTCTTTACATGAGCCATCGAGAGCTACCTGCCTGG GTCAGCTTCCCAGATGTGGAAAAGGCTGAGTGGCTCAATAAG ATTGTGGCCCAGGTCTGGCCCTTCCTGGGCCAGTATATGGAGAAGCTTCTCGCTGAAACTGTGGCCCCAGCTGTTCGAGGATCTAACCCCCACCTGCAGACATTTACATTTACACGAGTGGAACTGGGTGAAAAG CCACTGCGCATCCTTGGAGTCAAGGttcacactggtcagagcaaaaAACAGATCCTGCTGGACTTGAACATCAG CTACGTAGGTGACCTTCAGATTGATGTGGAAGTGAAGAAATACTTCTGCAAAGCAGGAGTCAAGGGCATGCAG CTCCATGGTGTCTTACGGGTGATTCTCGAACCACTCATGGGGGACCTTCCCATCGTGGGGGCTGTGTCGATGTTCTTCATCCGACGCCCG ACCCTAGATATCAACTGGACGGGGATGACCAACCTGCTGGATATCCCAGGACTCAG CTCCCTCTCTGACACCATGATCATGGATTCCATCGCTGCCTTCCTTGTGTTGCCCAACCGATTGTTGGTGCCCCTTGTGCCTGACCTTCAAGATGTGGCCCAGTTGCGTTCCCCTCTTCCCAGG GGCATAATTCGGATTCACTTGCTGGCTGCACGAGGGCTGAGCTCCAAGGATAAATACGTTAAGGGCCTGATTGAGGGCAAGTCAGACCCCTATGCGCTTGTGCGAGTGGGCACCCAGGCATTCTGCAGCCGTGTCATCAATGAGGAACTCAACCCCCAGTGGGGAGAGACTTATGAG GTGATGGTGCATGAGGTCCCAGGACAGGAAATTGAGGTGGAGGTGTTTGACAAGGATCCAGACAAAGATGACTTTTTGGGCAG aATGAAGCTGGATGTAGGGAAAGTATTGCAGGCTGGAGTAATGGATGAA TGGTTCCCTCTTCAAGGTGGGCAAGGCCAAGTTCACTTAAGGCTAGAATGGCTTTCGCTTTTGCCAGATGCCGAAAAACTGGAGCAG ATTCTACAGTGGAACCGTGGAGTCTCTTCCCGCCCAGAGCCCCCGTCGGCCGCCATCTTAGTTGTTTATCTGGATCGGGCCCAGGATCTTCCT CTGAAGAAGGGGAACAAGGAGCCCAACCCCATGGTACAACTGTCAATCCAGGATGTGACCCAGGAGAGCAAG GCTGTCTACAGCACCAACTGCCCAGTGTGGGAGCAGGCCTTCCGGTTCTTCCTGCAAGACCCTCAAAGCCAGGAGCTTGATGTGCAG GTGAAGGATGACTCCAGGGCCCTGACTTTAGGGGCACTGACCCTGCCTCTGGCTCGCCTGCTGACTGCCCCGGAACTCACCCTGGACCAGTGGTTCCAGCTCAGCAGCTCTGGCCTAAACTCCCGCCTCTACATGAAACTAGTTATGAGG CTCTTATACTTGGATACATCAGAAGTGCGGTTCCCTGCTATGCCTGGTATTCCTGGGGCTTGGGACCTGGATGATAGCCCTCAGACAGGCAGCAGTGTGGATGTCCCACCTCGACCCTGTCACACTACTCCTGATAGTAGCTTTGGGACAGAG AATGTGCTTCGGCTCCATGTATTAGAGGCCCAGGACCTGATTGCCAAAGACCGCTTCTTGGGGGGATTAGTGAAGGGCAAGTCAGACCCCTACGTCAAACTAAAGCTGGCAGGACGAAGCTTCCACAGCCGTGTTGTTCGGGAAGATCTCAATCCCCGTTGGAACGAGATCTTTGAG GTGATCGTCACATCAATCCCAGGTCAAGAGCTAGAGGTTGAGGTTTTTGACAAGGACCTGGACAAGGATGACTTTCTGGGCAG GTGTAAAGTGAGTCTCACCACTGTCTTAAACAGTGGCTTCCTTGATGAG TGGCTGACCCTGGAGGATGTCCCTTCTGGCCGCCTACACTTGCGTCTGGAGCGTCTGACCCCCCGCCCCACTGCTGCTGAGTTAGAGGAG GTGCTGCAGGTGAACAGCTTGATCCAGACCCAGAAGAGTGCAGAACTTGCAGCGGCCCTGCTGTCTGTCTACCTGGAGCGGGCTGAGGACCTGCCG CTCCGAAAAGGTACCAAGCCTCCCAGCCCTTATGCTACTCTTGCTGTGGGAGATACGTCTCATAAAACTAAG ACTGTTCCCCAAACGGCCACCCCCGTCTGGAATGAGAGCGCCTCCTTTCTCATCAGGAAACCAAACACTGAGAGTCTGGAGTTGCAG GTTCGGGGGGAAGGCTCTGGCACGCTGGGCTCATTATCCCTGCCCCTCTCCGAGCTCCTTGTGGCTGATCGGCTCTGCCTGGACCGCTGGTTTACGCTCATCAACGGTCAAGGGCAGGTGCTACTGAGAGCACAGCTCGGG ATCCTGGTGTCTCAGCACTCCGGGGTGGAAGCTCACAGCCACAGCTACAGCCACAGCTCCTCATCTCTGAGTGAACTAGAGCTCTGGAGTGGACTCCCTCAGGTCACCTCTTCAGCCCCAGAGCTCAGGCAGCGCCTAACACACAGTGACAG TCCCCCTGAGGCTCCAGCCGGGCCGCTGGGCCAGGTGAAACTGACTGTTTGGTACCACAGTGAAGAACGCAAGCTGGTTGGCTTCATTCACAGTTGCCG GGCCCTTCGACAAAATGGACGGGATCCCCCCGATCCCTACGTGTCACTGTTGCTACTGCCAGATAAGAACCGGGGCACCAAGAGGAAGACTTCACAGAAGAAGAGGACCCTAAATCCTGAATTCAACGAGCG GTTTGAGTGGGAACTGCCCCTGGATGAGGCCCTCCAGCGAAAGCTGGATGTCTCTGTGAAGTCTAGTTCCTCCTTCATGTCAAGAGAGCGTGACCTGCTGGGGAAG GTGCAGTTGGACCTCGCTGAGATAGACCTTTCCCAGGGTGCGGCCCAGTG GTATGACCTCATGGATGACAAGGACAAGGGCAGCTCCTAG